From the genome of Colletotrichum destructivum chromosome 10, complete sequence, one region includes:
- a CDS encoding Putative Tle1 phospholipase — protein sequence MHPNLLRSSKPREGGIGKGHGDQPSSGAYRGGPSHGSRRKLILCFDGTGNKFRGDDSDSNILKIFRMLDSSSDDQFHYYQPGIGTYVVSENLTHNGVRAKCKSWYQMAKDSAVGSSFDQHVVGGYRFLMRYYSPGDDIYMFGFSRGAYVARFLAEMLDFVGLLLHGNEEMVSFAWSSFSQWQCRRTNSTAEGKEEREKMYRFLKGFRETFSRPIRRIRFLGLFDTVNSVPRFETAWMQRSKFPYTARSSAKVVRHAVSIDERRAKFRQDLIYQEPKCRNKSKKKEAVERVMERQPFNEKVQEFQEKYRPGRRSTLAPDDAVAAEDRGRRKSRDRSAEEDADHPIPFRSRSRSRSRATDDGSHHSHAEHDASSTHSKPPMEDLTYESDDDEADQDVDEVWFAGGHGDIGGGWDAVAGRKNASHIPLVWMVREAMRAGLSFDVEQLEYLGCVESVSGPSRQSRSTSPKPQEGFGLPEIHVDAPSPPAEAQPESPSGTATEPTDENSEGLTHACTTTPFSEMIRTAQEAEIHDSLDFSCGMHPVSVFMWRVMEYLPFRRLDLRPDGSWKPIRWPLPRGEVRDIPDKVRVHGSVIRRMERDGMYRPGNLIVGGGGRGCRVAPKEYGMGEWVCVKGEGDLIDEVWMRKPQGNKKDNFNS from the exons ATGCATCCTAACCTGCTTCGTTCTTCCAAGCCTCGGGAAGGTGGCATTGGAAAGGGACATGGCGACCAGCCTAGCAGCGGAGCGTATCGGGGAGGACCAAGCCATGGCTCGCGTCGGAAACTGATACTCTGCTTTGACGGCACCGGCAACAAATTCCGAGGCGACGATAGCGACAGTAACATACTCAAGATTTTCCGCATGCTCGATAGCTCGTCGGATGACCAGT TCCATTACTACCAAC CCGGCATTGGAACCTACGTCGTGTCAGAAAATCTGACGCACAACGGTGTAAGAGCCAAGTGCAAGTCATGGTATCAGATGGCAAAGGATTCGGCGGTCGGCTCTTCGTTCGACCAACACGTCGTGGGCGGGTATCGGTTTCTGATGCGATACTACTCTCCAGGAGACGACATTTACATGTTTGGCTTCTCCCGGGGCGCCTACGTCGCCAGGTTCTTGGCCGAGATGCTAGACTTTGTCGGTCTGCTGTTGCACGGCAACGAGGAAATGGTTAGCTTTGCCTGGAGCTCATTTTCCCAATGGCAGTGCCGTAGGACCAACTCCACGGcagaaggaaaagaggaaagagaaaagatgTACCGGTTTCTCAAGGGCTTCCGAGAGACTTTCTCCCGGCCCATACGACGCATCCGTTTCCTGGGGCTTTTCGACACTGTCAATAGCGTCCCTCGTTTCGAGACGGCCTGGATGCAGCGCAGCAAGTTCCCGTACACTGCACGAAGCTCCGCAAAAGTTGTTCGACACGCAGTCAGCATCGACGAGCGTCGAGCCAAGTTTCGGCAGGATCTGATTTACCAAGAACCCAAGTGTCGCAAtaagagcaagaagaaggaggccgtcgaacGGGTCATGGAACGTCAGCCGTTCAATGAGAAAGTACAAGAATTCCAAGAGAAATATCGACCAGGCCGGCGTTCGACTCTGGCGCCCGACGACGCTGTCGCGGCAGAGGACCgtggaaggaggaagagtcGCGATCGAAGCGCGGAGGAGGATGCAGACCATCCTATCCCTTTCCGCAGCCGTTCCAGATCCCGATCCAGGGCAACTGATGACGGCTCACACCATTCTCACGCGGAACATGACGCATCTTCCACTCACTCCAAGCCGCCCATGGAGGACCTGACCTATGAAtcagatgacgacgaagccgaccAAGACGTCGATGAGGTATGGTTCGCCGGAGGCCACGGCGACATAGGCGGCGGTTGGGATGCTGTCGCCGGTCGCAAGAATGCCAGTCACATACCTCTTGTATGGATGGTCCGAGAAGCCATGCGAGCAGGGCTCAGTTTTGacgtcgagcagctcgagtATTTGGGGTGCGTCGAGTCGGTGTCGGGGCCCAGCCGCCAGTCCAGATCGACGTCCCCAAAGCCGCAAGAAGGTTTCGGCCTTCCCGAGATCCATGTCGAtgctccgtcgccgccggctgaGGCTCAGCCTGAATCGCCGAGCGGAACTGCGACAGAACCAACTGACGAGAACTCCGAAGGGTTGACGCACGCCTGCACAACGACGCCCTTCAGCGAGATGATCCGGACAGCCCAAGAGGCCGAGATCCACGACTCGCTCGACTTTTCTTGCGGCATGCATCCGGTCAGCGTCTTCATGTGGAGGGTGATGGAATATCTTCCATTCCGAAGACTCGACTTGAGGCCGGATGGAAGCTGGAAGCCTATCCGATGGCCGCTTCCACGTGGGGAAGTACGCGACATCCCGGACAAAGTCAGAGTCCATGGCAGTGTTATACGCAGGATGGAAAGAGACGGAATGTACCGGCCAGGAAATCTGATagtcggcggtggcggcagaGGATGCCGAGTTGCGCCTAAGGAATACGGTATGGGAGAGTGGGTGTGTGTCAAGGGCGAAGGCGACTTAATTGACGAGGTTTGGATGCGCAAGCCGCAGGGCAACAAAAAAGATAATTTTAATTCTTAA
- a CDS encoding Putative RTA-like protein, with the protein MTTDNSTTAEDASSGYILYHYDPSMAAAVVFVLVFGASAVLHIYQLSRTRTWYFVPFVVGCLFEAVGYVGRAMSASEAPDWTLKPYIIQSILILLGPALYAASVYMILGRLILLLEAGEYSLIRPNRLTKVFVLGDVLSFFAQGGGGGMLATAKSPSSVKTGENIIVAGLCIQILFFGFFMIVTMVFHFRHFRHPTPHSYNIQTPWTKLLWVLYASSLLIMVRSLFRVAEYIEGTEGKLQSKEMYIYLLDALLMGIVSVLFNWFHPSRVITKRASGLSTVKSTEILDGGYLMERR; encoded by the exons ATGACGACGGACAACAGCACAACAGCTGAGGATGCTTCCTCTGGCTACATTCTTTACCACTATGATCCGTCTATGGCAGCGGCTGTTGTCTTTGTCCTTGTGTTCGGAGCTTCTGCTGTGCTGCACATCTACCAACTATCCCGAACGCGGACATGGTACTTCGTTCCATTCGTTGTCGGATGTCTAT TTGAAGCAGTTGGATACGTCGGACGAGCCATGTCAGCATCAGAAGCCCCCGATTGGACGTTGAAACCTTACATTATCCAATCGATTCTCATCTTGCTTGGACCAGCGCTATATGCTGCGTCAGTTTACATGATACTTGGACGATTGATTCTCCTCCTTGAAGCAGGGGAGTACTCTTTGATCAGGCCAAACCGGCTGACCAAGGTATTCGTACTGGGCGACGTTTTGTCATTCTTCGCCCAGGGTGGTG GTGGTGGAATGCTTGCAACAGCAAAAAGTCCCAGCTCTGTTAAAACAGGTGAAAACATCATTGTTGCTGGCCTATGCATTCAAATCCTCTTCTTCGGATTTTTTATGATTGTTACCATGGTCTTCCACTTCCGCCACTTCCGCCATCCAACTCCACATTCCTACAACATCCAAACACCATGGACTAAGCTTCTTTGGGTGTTATATGCCAGCAGCTTATTAATCATGGTGCGGTCTCTGTTCCGGGTTGCTGAGTACATTGAGGGTACTGAGGGGAAGCTGCAGTCGAAGGAAATGTACATCTACTTGCTTGATGCGTTACTGATGGGCATTGTGTCGGTGCTGTTTAACTGGTTCCACCCAAGCCGCGTCATAACCAAGCGGGCCAGTGGTTTAAGTACGGTAAAGAGCACAGAAATACTTGACGGCGGATACCTGATGGAAAGAAGGTAG
- a CDS encoding Putative glycoside hydrolase, family 3, glycoside hydrolase family 3 domain, immunoglobulin — protein sequence MGTAWNDASRLATDFVSQLSTAEKVGIVTGNYLTPGLDCVGSIGAIERLGFHGICLSDGPSGYSRADGVSVFPSGITTAATWDKDLMYLRAVALGEEFREKGSHVHLGPSSGPMGRHARGGRNWEGFGPDPYLAGIAMNASVWGIQSVGVQACSKHYIGNEQETQRSSTVNENGVTTEAISADIDDRTLHELYLWPFANAVKAGTASVMCSYNRVNGNYSCANSEMMSILKDELAFPGYVVSDWSATHDTLGPANAGLDMEMPGNIPLAGPHYFGDSLLYAVGNGSVSMDRLTDMAERVMRPYFLLGQDSDFPSVDPSAGAVFWTYQYGHRIPTPGGLYPAVEARDVRREHAALIRTLGAAGTVLLKNTNGTLPLKNMTNVGVFGNDAPYPSKGSVYLDLSQSLGFDMGTLDIGGGSGTVRHTNLVAPFDAIRNHVESMGGRVQAIFDNEELVDDRFRTIYPVPQVCLLFLKSFATEGKDRDSAELQWNATKAVENTAAICPNTVVIVHGPGVVLMPWADNQNVTAILAAHYPGEQTGNSIVDVLWGAAEPSGRLPYSIPKNESEYGPDIVNLTAPVSDPNEWHSAFTEGQMIDYRHFDQNNIAPLYEFGFGLSYTEFDMDESLAVNVSRGLSAIANASNGIEPGGLSDLWEQVATATVGIKNVGGSKGSAVPQLYLSFPQNTTPEGTPVKVLRGFEKVRLDPGESQTVVFSLARRDLSFWNTKEQRWTIPEGSFQFKAGFSSKDIRAGASVQVLS from the exons ATGGGCACAGCTTGGAATGACGCCTCCCGACTGGCCACGGATTTCGTGTCGCAGCTAAGCACCGCCGAAAAAGTGGGCATCGTCACGGGAAACTACCTTACTCCGGGTCTGGACTGCGTAGGCTCAATTGGCGCTATTGAGAGACTTGGATTCCACGGTATCTGCTTGTCAGATGGACCGAGTGGTTATTCGCGAGCAGACGGCGTTAGCGTGTTTCCTTCTGGAATCACCACGGCAGCTACATGGGATAAGGACCTCATGTATTTGCGCGCTGTCGCTCTAGGAGAGGAGTTCAGAGAAAAAGGATCACACGTCCATCTAGG ACCGTCTTCAGGGCCTATGGGCCGTCACGCCCGCGGAGGCCGCAACTGGGAGGGTTTTGGCCCTGACCCTTACCTGGCAGGCATCGCCATGAATGCTTCGGTCTGGGGCATTCAATCTGTCGGCGTACAAGCCTGTTCGAAGCATTACATTGGAAACGAACAAGAAACCCAACGATCCTCCACTGTTAACGAGAACGGGGTAACGACTGAAGCCATCTCTGCCGACATTGACGACCGCACCTTGCACGAGTTGTACCTATGGCCCTTTGCAAATGCTGTAAAGGCTGGGACAGCGAGTGTCATGTGTTCCTACAACCGGGTCAACGGAAATTATTCTTGCGCAAACTCCGAGATGATGTCCATTCTCAAGGACGAGCTGGCGTTTCCAGGCTATGTTGTGTCCGATTGGTCTGCAACTCACGACACGCTGGGCCCCGCTAATGCCGGGCTCGACATGGAAATGCCTGGCAACATACCCTTGGCTGGACCCCATTATTTTGGCGATTCGCTGCTGTACGCAGTCGGAAATGGTTCCGTGTCTATGGACCGTCTTACAGACATGGCCGAAAGAGTCATGAGACCCTACTTTCTTCTCGGTCAAGACAGCGACTTCCCGTCTGTCGACCCATCTGCCGGCGCTGTGTTTTGGACTTATCAATACGGGCATCGGATCCCAACGCCAGGAGGCCTCTATCCGGCAGTCGAAGCCCGCGACGTCCGCAGAGAACACGCAGCGCTCATCCGGACCTTGGGTGCTGCGGGAACAGTTCTCTTGAAGAACACAAACGGTACTTTGCCTCTGAAAAACATGACCAACGTCGGTGTTTTCGGAAACGACGCCCCTTACCCGTCCAAGGGCTCAGTGTACCTCGACCTCAGCCAGTCTTTGGGTTTCGATATGGGTACTCTCGATATCGGCGGTGGCTCCGGCACCGTTCGGCACACGAACTTGGTGGCACCCTTTGATGCTATTCGGAACCATGTCGAGTCCATGGGTGGGCGAGTACAAGCAATCTTCGACAATGAGGAATTGGTTGACGACCGCTTCAGGACAATCTACCCAGTTCCCCAAGTCTGTTTGTTGTTTCTCAAATCGTTCGCTACTGAGGGCAAAGACAGGGATTCCGCCGAACTCCAGTGGAATGCGACAAAGGCTGTTGAAAACACGGCGGCAATTTGCCCAAACACAGTTGTCATCGTCCATGGGCCTGGCGTTGTTCTTATGCCGTGGGCAGACAACCAAAACGTTACAGCCATTCTTGCAGCGCATTATCCTGGAGAACAGACGGGAAACTCAATTGTCGATGTACTCTGGGGCGCTGCCGAGCCGTCCGGCCGGCTTCCATACTCAATCCCAAAGAACGAGTCAGAGTATGGTCCGGATATCGTCAATTTGACAGCGCCAGTATCTGATCCAAACGAATGGCATTCGGCCTTCACCGAGGGCCAGATGATTGACTATCGACATTTCGACCAAAACAACATCGCGCCACTGTACGAGTTTGGCTTCGGGCTATCCTACACAGAGTTCGACATGGACGAAAGTCTAGCCGTTAATGTCAGTCGCGGGTTGTCTGCTATTGCAAATGCTTCCAACGGGATCGAACCTGGCGGGTTGAGTGATCTATGGGAACAAGTGGCCACGGCAACAGTCGGAATCAAGAACGTGGGAGGTTCGAAGGGCTCTGCCGTGCCTCAGCTTTATCTGTCTTTCCCCCAGAACACAACGCCAGAGGGCACGCCAGTAAAGGTTCTCCGAGGGTTCGAAAAGGTGCGTCTTGATCCTGGAGAGTCGCAGACAGTGGTGTTTTCACTCGCGAGAAGAGATCTGAGCTTTTGGAACACCAAGGAACAGAGGTGGACTATTCCGGAAGGGAGCTTCCAATTCAAGGCCGGATTCAGCTCCAAGGATATCAGGGCTGGTGCTAGTGTCCAGGTGCTTTCTTAG